A region of the Oceanihabitans sp. IOP_32 genome:
TCTTCTGGCCTTAAAAGACGAAGTTGTGCTGGGGAATCGATATGATTTAAAAAGCTTTTCATTTATATACAAATGTAGCATTTGAAATTGTATTTTTGTACTATGTTACAACCTTTTGACGATAATTATTTTATGAAAAAAGCACTTCAGGAAGCTGAAACTGCTTTTGAAAAAGGCGAAATCCCCGTGGGCGCTATAATTGTTATTGATAACAAAATTATAGCTCGTGGCCATAACCTTACCGAAACCTTAACCGATGTTACCGCCCATGCCGAAATGCAAGCTATTACTGCTGCTGCGAATTATTTGGGAGGCAAATACCTTCAAAAATGCACGTTGTATGTCACTCTAGAACCTTGCCAAATGTGTGCTGGAGCTTTGTATTGGAGTCAGATTTCTAATATTGTTTATGGTGCAAGAGATATGGAGCGTGGCTGTATAAATTTAAACACAAAACTGCATCCTAAAACCACTATAAAAGGTGGTGTTTTAGCTGATGAGGCTTCTGACTTATTAAAACGTTTTTTTATTGAAAAACGGAATTTGAATTGATTGAATGCTTCAATTATTCTTGCAGACTTATACCAATTTAACCATATTATGTCGTAATAAATAGCTTCTTTTTTGCTTACTTTTCATCAAAAATAATTACCGTAACGTTGCTATGCTATTTATTTTTCATTTCAATTAATCAAAAAATAATTCAATTTATTGACACGACATTACAAAGTTAAATTGGTATTAATTATTATATCGTGAACTTTTTGCGTTAGGGATTGTAATGGAAATCCTTTTTTGAGGCACGAAAAAAAGATTGTATTGAAAAGCCCGACCTTTAGGTAACCTGCCAACTAGCAGGCTTGCGCCCAAATTAAAAAATCAACTTTTTTTATCCTCTTGATTTTCGCGCATTTTATCAAGATTTTCTTTGGTAAGCATATAGTCTTTTAAGTTTTTATCTTTCCAATGGCGATAAGAAAATAACGGAAAAACAACAAAAAACAAACCCATTACACCAAAACCAATGAGTTTTTCAGAGTATATGGAGTCTAAAAAAAGACCAGTTAAAATAGATCCAGAGGTTATTAAAAACAGTATGAGAATTAGATATTTCATAAAAAATTACTATTAAATATACCAAACTAGCCCGAGACTTTAAGCCGTAAAGTTAATTAATTGCGCTCTGTAGGCCGACAGTAGTTTTGATTTGGAAATATAACCAAAATATTTTCCTTCTTTAATTACAGGTAAATTCCAAGCGCCACTGGTTTTAAATTTATGCATAATAACCTGCATAGAGTCCAGATTATAATCAATTACACCCACATCGGCCCGCATTAGGCTTGCAGCGTCAACCGTATCGTAAAACTCTCTATTAAACATAATATGCCTTATGTCATCGAGTCGTACAACACCCAAAAACTCATGCTTATCGTTTACTACAGGAAAATGATTACGCGAAGATTTAGCAACTGCCGCATTTACTATTTCGCCCAATTTCATATCGGGTTTTAAAATTATAAAATTGGTTTCAATAACTTTATCAATATCTAAGACCATTAAAATATTTTGATCTTTATCATGGGTCATAAGTTCGCCACGCTGGGCAAGTCTTAAGGTATAAACAGAATGCGACACGTAGTACTTTGTAATAGCAAAAGAAGTGGCAGACACAATCATTAACGGTACGAACAGCTCATAACCTCCAGTAATTTCGGCTATAAGGAAAATGGCAGTTAGTGGTGCATGTAACACACCAGCCATTAAGCCCGTCATTCCAATTAAGGTAAAATTAGATTCTGATATGTGAAACCCTAGGCCAATATTATTTACAATCTTGGCATAAACATGACCCAAAGCACTACCCATAACTAGGGTTGGGATAAAAATACCACCTACGCCACCTGCGCCAAAAGTAGTGGTCATGGCCACAGCCTTAAAGATAGCAATACCCAGTAATAAAATGATAACCACCCAAACGTTAGACAAATCTAAATTAAACGGTGTTTTACCTATTGCTGCTATATGATCGCCTTTTAAAAGGTTATTTATAATACCATAGCCTTCTCCGTAAAGTGGTGGTATAAAATAAAGCAAAACACCAATAGCCAGACCACCAATAAGTAGTCTTTTCGCACGACTTTCAAATTGATTAAAAAAGTTCGTTATGGCAAAGAATACTTTAGAAAAATATACAGAAGCTAAGGCGGTAACTAAACCGAAAATGGCGTAGAATACGATGTCGTTAATTTCAAATTTGTCTAACAATTCAAACCGAAGTAAAACATCGGTTCCTAAAAACATATAAGATGTGATAACAGCCGATACTGATGCCAATAATAAGGGCACCAAAGACACCAAAGCGATTTCTAAGCTAAACACTTCTATGGCGAAAATAATAGCCGCAATAGGGGCTTGAAACATAGACGACATGGCACCGGCAACAGCGCAACCAATTAATAACATTCTGGTTTTGGTATTCATGTGAAACAAACGCGCCGCATTAGAACCCAAGGCGGCTCCTACGCTAACCGCAGGCCCTTGCAAACCCACAGAGCCCCCAAAACCAGCCGTTAAAGGCGCCGTAATTAAGGCTGCATAAATATTGTATCTAGGAATTATGCCATCTAATTTTGAAATAGCATATAAGGTGGAAGAAATACCGTGACCAATGTGTTTTTTAAGCCATATTTGTTTGATAACATAAACTAGAAATAGCCCAATAATGGGAAAAATAAAATACAGCGAATTCTGGTAATCGTTAAAGAAATCCAATTCGAAAAGCAGCTGGATGTAGTGCACAAAGTTTTTTAATAACACGGTTCCCATGCCCGCTAAAAACCCCACTAAAATACTAAGTATATAAACAAACTGCCGCTCGGAGATATATTTGTATTTCCAAATTAAGAATTTCCGCAATATATTTTTACTGGTAGCGCGCATTTTATAAATCTACTAAAAAATCCTGCGATTTGCAGGATTTTAAATGGTTATGATTTTATATTAAGTTTTAGGCTTAATTCTTTAAGTTGTGTTTCGTCTAGCGGAGCAGGTGCATCGATCATAACATCGCGTCCCGAATTATTTTTTGGGAAAGCGATAAAATCTCTAATAGTTTCTTGTCCGCCTAAAATAGCCACCAATCTATCTAATCCAAAGGCTATACCGCCGTGAGGTGGTGCGCCATACTCAAAAGCATCCATTAAAAAGCCAAATTGCGCTTTCGCCTCTTCTTCAGAAAATCCTAAATGCTTCAACATAATGGCTTGTGTGGCTTTATCGTGAATACGAATAGAACCACCACCAATTTCATTGCCATTTAACACCAAATCGTAAGCATTGGCTTTTACTTCGCCTGGTTTAGAATCTAATAATTCGATTTGCCCCGGTTTTGGTGAGGTAAACGGATGGTGCATGGCGTGGTAACGGCCAGTTTCTTCATCTAATTCTAACAAAGGAAAATCGATTACCCAAAGCGGTGCAAATACTTTAGGGTCTCTTAGTCCTAAACGCTCTGCCAATTCCATACGCAAAGCACTAAGCTGCGCACGCACTTTATGGGTTTCGCCAGAAAGCACACAAATTAAATCGCCTGCTTTAGCACCAGTAACTTCGGCCCATTTTGCTAAATCGTCTTGATCGTAAAATTTATCGACTGACGATTTATAAGTACCATCTTCATTACAACGGCAATAAATCATACCCAAAGCACCAACTTGAGGTCGCTTCACCCAATCTACTAATTTATCTATCTCTTTTCTGGTATAGCTATTTCCTCCAGGAACTGCAATACCAACAACCAACTCGGCATCATTAAAAATACCAAATTCCTTGTGCTGCGCTACTGCGTTTAGTTCGCCAAATTCCATCCCGAAACGAATGTCTGGTTTATCGTTGCCGTATAAACGCATCGCATCGTCATACTGCATACGTGGAAATTTATCTACCTCAACCCCATTTACTTCTTTTA
Encoded here:
- a CDS encoding nucleoside deaminase — protein: MLQPFDDNYFMKKALQEAETAFEKGEIPVGAIIVIDNKIIARGHNLTETLTDVTAHAEMQAITAAANYLGGKYLQKCTLYVTLEPCQMCAGALYWSQISNIVYGARDMERGCINLNTKLHPKTTIKGGVLADEASDLLKRFFIEKRNLN
- a CDS encoding chloride channel protein, producing the protein MRATSKNILRKFLIWKYKYISERQFVYILSILVGFLAGMGTVLLKNFVHYIQLLFELDFFNDYQNSLYFIFPIIGLFLVYVIKQIWLKKHIGHGISSTLYAISKLDGIIPRYNIYAALITAPLTAGFGGSVGLQGPAVSVGAALGSNAARLFHMNTKTRMLLIGCAVAGAMSSMFQAPIAAIIFAIEVFSLEIALVSLVPLLLASVSAVITSYMFLGTDVLLRFELLDKFEINDIVFYAIFGLVTALASVYFSKVFFAITNFFNQFESRAKRLLIGGLAIGVLLYFIPPLYGEGYGIINNLLKGDHIAAIGKTPFNLDLSNVWVVIILLLGIAIFKAVAMTTTFGAGGVGGIFIPTLVMGSALGHVYAKIVNNIGLGFHISESNFTLIGMTGLMAGVLHAPLTAIFLIAEITGGYELFVPLMIVSATSFAITKYYVSHSVYTLRLAQRGELMTHDKDQNILMVLDIDKVIETNFIILKPDMKLGEIVNAAVAKSSRNHFPVVNDKHEFLGVVRLDDIRHIMFNREFYDTVDAASLMRADVGVIDYNLDSMQVIMHKFKTSGAWNLPVIKEGKYFGYISKSKLLSAYRAQLINFTA
- the aspS gene encoding aspartate--tRNA ligase; protein product: MYRSHNCGELNASHINTEVTLSGWVQKSRDKGFIVWVDLRDRYGITQLVFDEERSSKALIEQAQNLGREFVIQVKGTVIERASKNPNMPTGDIEILVSELTVLNEAKLPPFTIEDKTDGGEDIRMKYRYLDIRRNPVKNSLIFRAKVAQEVRNYLSEEGFIEVETPYLIKSTPEGARDFVVPSRMNVGEFYALPQSPQTFKQLLMVGGMDKYFQIVKCFRDEDLRADRQPEFTQIDCEMAFVNQEDILNAFEGLTRHLLKEVNGVEVDKFPRMQYDDAMRLYGNDKPDIRFGMEFGELNAVAQHKEFGIFNDAELVVGIAVPGGNSYTRKEIDKLVDWVKRPQVGALGMIYCRCNEDGTYKSSVDKFYDQDDLAKWAEVTGAKAGDLICVLSGETHKVRAQLSALRMELAERLGLRDPKVFAPLWVIDFPLLELDEETGRYHAMHHPFTSPKPGQIELLDSKPGEVKANAYDLVLNGNEIGGGSIRIHDKATQAIMLKHLGFSEEEAKAQFGFLMDAFEYGAPPHGGIAFGLDRLVAILGGQETIRDFIAFPKNNSGRDVMIDAPAPLDETQLKELSLKLNIKS